A single genomic interval of Lathyrus oleraceus cultivar Zhongwan6 chromosome 7, CAAS_Psat_ZW6_1.0, whole genome shotgun sequence harbors:
- the LOC127100758 gene encoding E3 ubiquitin-protein ligase PRT1, which translates to MDDNALKDEQLVVNEQQEIYESFVCCVCLDLLYKPIVLSCGHVSCFWCVHKSMNSSRESHCPVCRNPYHNFPTICEMLHFLLLKTYPAAYKRRENQTLEEEKEMGFFSPQIICDCPGNLPTSTIINQASNSCSTESFEIMEQSGSANHKGDEGIISEYSSDRKPQIIGTPSVEGKTLPQNEHNQQPKILVTDLMCPICKQLLVHPVVLNCGHVYCQTCITDLSLEMLRCKVCQSPHPRGFPKVCLALDQFLEKQFLEEYTQRRDAIQLGQMKVQPETISSCSLPKDSGEKISWWSNPELLVHRGAGCDFCGMYPIIGDRYRCVDCEERIGFDLCGDCYKNRSKRPGRFNQKHTPDHKLELVQYRRMLISRGQDSSDLIVIPDDPASSTDEDENQSDSDTTN; encoded by the exons ATGGATGATAACGCATTGAAAGATGAACAGCTTGTTGTAAATGAACAACAAGAAATCTATGAATCCTTTGTTTGCTGCGTTTGCCT GGATCTCTTGTACAAGCCCATTGTGCTAT CTTGTGGTCATGTATCATGTTTCTGGTGTGTCCATAAATCGATGAATAGTTCGCGTGAATCTCATTGTCCAGTTTGTAGGAATCCATACCATAACTTTCCCACAATCTGTGAAATGCTTCACTTTTTGCTTCTTAAGACATATCCTGCAGCTTACAAGAGAAGGGAAAATCAGACACTTG AGGAAGAAAAGGAAATGGGTTTCTTCTCACCTCAAATTATATGTGATTGTCCGGGGAATTTGCCTACCTCTACTATCATAAATCAGGCATCTAACTCATGCAGCACAGAATCTTTTGAAATTATGGAGCAATCAGGGTCTGCAAATCATAAAGGAGATGAAGGAATCATTTCTGAATACTCTTCTGACAGGAAACCTCAAATTATAGGAACTCCTTCTGTTGAGGGAAAAACATTGCCTCAAAATGAGCATAATCAGCAACCAAAAATATTAGTTACAGATTTAATGTGTCCAATATGCAAGCAACTGCTGGTTCATCCTGTTGTTCTTAATTGTGGTCATG TATATTGTCAGACTTGTATTACTGACTTATCTCTTGAGATGCTTAGATGTAAAGTTTGTCAAAGTCCACATCCCAGAGGGTTTCCCAAAGTTTGTTTGGCTCTTGACCAATTTTTAGAGAAGCAATTTCTAGAAGAGTACACCCAAAGAAGAGATGCAATTCAACTTGGCCAAATGAAAGTCCAACCCGAGACCATATCTTCTT GTTCATTGCCTAAGGACAGTGGAGAAAAGATATCTTGGTGGTCTAATCCTGAATTGTTGGTTCACAGAGGAGCTGGTTGTGATTTTTGCGGG ATGTACCCAATAATCGGGGACAGATATAGATGCGTTGACTGTGAAGAGCGTATCGGCTTTGATCTTTGTGGTGATTGCTATAAGAACCGCTCAAAGCGTCCAGGACGATTTAATCAAAAACACACTCCTGACCACAAGCTCGAGCTTGTACAATATCGAAGGATGCTGATAAGCCGTGGACAAGATTCTTCGGATTTAATAGTTATACCAGACGATCCTGCTTCCTCCACCGATGAAGATGAAAACCAGAGCGACTCTGACACCACCAACTGA